One genomic window of Salvelinus alpinus chromosome 9, SLU_Salpinus.1, whole genome shotgun sequence includes the following:
- the sall1b gene encoding sal-like protein 1, translating to MSRRKQAKPQHVQSDHNLALSERIGDTHDSLATPPILVSCTHVCSRCCAEFVELSDLELHVRDCSPNQLVLIVNGNEDPVSSAEMFHLALSPRKAVEPGETVNNSEMEECGDLSEEKSEVKEESMNVSRTKNSHCRLDSPSSISSSRKSSTDSMTDIVSCTSVLPISLPQPGSDLLEHQGTFSWFNSNVIFENLESTKVAVAQFPQQSRSDTGSSGSSKMAVSSLMEQLLALQLHQIQQLQLIDQIRHQVLLFASQRSEVSETLTQTRISCPQVSLASTQASQLTTLSSQLSQQLAAAAGLAQSLASQSASIGHFKRLTANVQLPQSPFGRSIVHSSTEPLQSICKHIASAVSKPHSRKKYTPASGLYPQLHFSAQTIRNSPALGTGISLNRSNTPRLPQPPPSNQTLSSAGPSIGTIVQDLNALKALAEQRKGKPPNVTSFEPKSSSKEAFFKHKCRFCSKVFGSDSALQIHLRSHTGERPYKCNICGNRFSTRGNLKVHFQRHKERFPHIQMNPYPVPEHLDNIPTSTGIPYGMSMPPEKTVTCWQDSKPSLATLTTSVGLLLQTGSPNLPFLIKKEEQPVSITAYSSPVVRDSSSAVKSTKSVDLIEAGKVPTFPTMNLKTDNVIPPLTFSSKMSSTTERSADYVSANVTSISTNPIKLEQFKTKHPFRGGVLDPMQTSETLKLQQLVENIDKKVTDPNECVICNRILSCQSALKMHYITHTGERPFRCKVCGRAFSTKGNLKTHHAVHRTTPPLRVHHSCPICHRKFTNAVVLQQHIRMHMGCQIPNTPLSEQNYPMSMESDGGSIDERKLEELENPSDDIDFNDSGIAGMSRFNNSSSGSISSSPSDSTEAGSSDAERTTNYHRPVEEKQVNWLKSKGMAKEDQKVYDSSSLGGDRSGRSLAVSENTVDKQSLSQSKSVPVCSSHTSFEEMYQKALSQAHITGTGPLVSLDHLKSLNPLKDPTNMVYTFREQLGIFKNTECDICGKTFACQSALDIHYRSHTRERPFICTVCNRGFSTKGNLKQHMLTHQMRDLPSQLFEPTTPSLASSPNNSVHPLSSQMIKTEVNSFLGSARYGVPRDLLGSLSLRTSSASSSPALATPPPRRTPKQHYCHTCGKTFSSSSALQIHERTHTGEKPFACTVCGRAFTTKGNLKVHMGTHMWCSTPTRRGRRLSVDGPLTFMGTHPVKLPEPPQRPDIRSSNGDSFFIWNHCTDSFSKNLAMRTNDISVGGGPYLSGPMGHGASSPIGGVNVGRDKFHHTEHNAALALPGKDDTKRATHFCFTRLIDERKEMITN from the exons ATGTCGCGCAGGAAACAAGCAAAGCCTCAACATGTACAGTCGGATCATAATTTGGCTTTATCGGAACGCATTG GGGACACACACGACAGTTTAGCGACTCCCCCCATTTTGGTCTCTTGTACTCATGTCTGCAGCAGATGCTGTGCTGAGTTTGTTGAACTATCAGATCTGGAACTACATGTCAGGGATTGCTCTCCCAATCAGTTAGTCCTGATCGTCAATGGTAATGAAGATCCAGTGTCGTCTGCTGAAATGTTCCATCTAGCCTTGTCGCCTCGTAAAGCAGTGGAACCAGGCGAAACAGTCAACAACTCTGAAATGGAAGAGTGCGGTGATCTGTCGGAGGAGAAGTCAGAAGTGAAGGAAGAATCCATGAATGTTTCCAGAACTAAGAATAGCCATTGCCGGCTAGATAGCCCCAGTAGCATCAGTAGCAGCCGGAAAAGCAGTACTGACAGCATGACTGACATTGTTTCATGTACCTCAGTTCTCCCAATTTCACTACCTCAACCTGGCAGCGATCTGTTGGAACATCAGGGGACATTCTCCTGGTTCAACAGCAATGTCATCTTTGAAAACCTAGAGAGCACTAAAGTGGCAGTGGCCCAGTTTCCCCAGCAGAGCCGATCGGACACCGGCAGCAGTGGCAGCAGTAAGATGGCTGTCTCATCTCTGATGGAACAACTCCTGGCCTTGCAGCTGCATCAGATCCAACAGCTGCAGCTGATTGATCAGATTCGTCACCAGGTCTTACTATTTGCTTCCCAGAGGTCTGAGGTATCAGAGACACTGACACAAACACGCATCAGCTGCCCTCAGGTTAGTCTAGCATCAACGCAGGCCAGTCAGTTGACAACCCTCAGTTCCCAACTCTCCCAGCAGCTAGCTGCAGCTGCTGGGTTAGCCCAGAGTCTCGCCAGCCAGTCTGCCAGCATCGGACACTTTAAACGATTAACAGCAAATGTACAATTACCACAGAGCCCCTTTGGAAGGAGTATTGTGCACTCTAGCACTGAACCCTTACAAAGTATATGTAAACACATAGCTTCAGCAGTTAGCAAGCCCCACTCTAGAAAGAAGTACACTCCTGCTAGCGGTCTGTACCCTCAACTACATTTTTCAGCCCAAACCATAAGGAACTCACCGGCACTTGGCACAGGTATCTCGCTTAACCGATCAAATACACCACGTCTACCTCAGCCACCACCCAGCAATCAAACACTCTCTAGCGCTGGACCAAGCATTGGCACAATTGTGCAGGACCTGAATGCCTTAAAGGCGCTAGCCGAACAAAGGAAAGGAAAACCACCCAATGTGACTTCTTTCGAACCCAAAAGCTCTTCCAAAGAGGCTTTCTTTAAACATAAATGCAGGTTTTGCTCTAAGGTTTTTGGGAGTGACAGTGCCTTACAGATCCATTTGCGATCCCACACTGGGGAGAGGCCATACAAGTGCAACATCTGCGGGAATCGTTTCTCCACCCGTGGGAACTTGAAGGTACACTTCCAGCGGCACAAAGAGAGGTTCCCCCATATCCAAATGAACCCTTACCCTGTTCCAGAACACCTGGACAACATCCCAACCAGCACAGGAATCCCTTATGGCATGTCTATGCCACCAGAAAAAACAGTTACATGCTGGCAAGATAGTAAACCATCCCTAGCCACCTTGACTACTTCTGTAGGCCTGTTGCTCCAAACTGGATCACCCAACTTACCCTTTCTCATCAAGAAAGAGGAGCAGCCTGTTTCAATAACTGCATATTCCAGTCCAGTTGTACGTGATTCATCTAGTGCAGTAAAGTCTACCAAGAGCGTAGACTTGATAGAGGCTGGAAAAGTCCCAACGTTCCCCACCATGAATCTGAAAACAGACAACGTTATACCTCCCTTGACCTTTAGCTCGAAGATGAGCTCCACAACAGAAAGATCAGCTGACTATGTATCTGCCAATGTCACTTCCATCAGCACAAATCCCATCAAGTTGGAGCAGTTCAAGACCAAACATCCCTTCAGAGGAGGAGTCCTTGATCCCATGCAGACATCAGAGACCTTGAAACTCCAGCAGCTGGTTGAGAACATTGACAAGAAGGTGACAGACCCCAATGAGTGCGTCATTTGCAACCGCATACTCAGTTGTCAGAGCGCCCTCAAGATGCACTACATCACCCACACAGGAGAGCGGCCCTTCAGATGTAAAGTGTGCGGACGGGCGTTCTCCACCAAAGGGAACCTGAAGACGCACCATGCGGTTCATCGCACCACACCGCCACTGAGGGTCCACCACTCCTGCCCTATCTGCCATAGGAAGTTCACTAACGCTGTTGTCCTTCAGCAGCACATCCGCATGCATATGGGTTGCCAGATTCCCAACACCCCTCTCTCTGAACAGAACTACCCAATGTCAATGGAGTCTGATGGAGGTTCAATAGATGAGAGGAAATTAGAAGAGTTGGAGAACCCTTCTGATGATATAGACTTCAATGACAGTGGGATCGCAGGCATGTCTAGGTTTAATAACTCCTCGTCCGGCAGCATATCTTCCTCTCCATCTGATAGTACAGAAGCAGGCTCCTCTGATGCCGAAAGGACAACTAACTATCATAGGCCAGTGGAGGAGAAGCAGGTCAACTGGCTTAAGTCAAAGGGAATGGCTAAAGAGGATCAGAAGGTCTATGACTCGTCATCTCTTGGAGGTGACCGAAGTGGTAGGAGCCTTGCTGTTTCTGAGAATACCGTTGACAAGCAGTCTCTTTCCCAAAGCAAGAGTGTTCCAGTATGTTCTAGCCACACAAGCTTTGAGGAAATGTACCAGAAAGCTTTATCCCAGGCACATATCACTGGCACTGGTCCACTGGTGTCCCTTGACCACCTAAAATCTTTAAACCCACTGAAGGATCCTACTAACATGGTCTACACTTTCCGTGAACAACTAGGCATATTCAAGAACACTGAATGTGATATTTGTGGTAAGACCTTTGCCTGCCAAAGTGCCTTGGACATCCATTATCGAAGCCATACCAGGGAGAGACCATTTATTTGTACAGTGTGCAACAGAGGGTTTTCCACCAAGGGGAACCTCAAGCAGCACATGCTAACACATCAGATGAGGGACCTGCCATCCCAGTTGTTTGAGCCCACCACTCCCAGCCTTGCCTCCAGCCCCAACAACTCTGTACATCCTCTGAGCTCCCAAATGATCAAGACAGAAGTGAACAGTTTCCTGGGTAGTGCCCGCTATGGGGTACCAAGGGATCTTCTAGGCAGTTTGAGTTTGAGGACgtcctctgcctcttcctccccaGCGCTTGCCACCCCGCCACCTCGACGGACTCCCAAGCAGCATTACTGCCACACTTGTGGGAAAACCTTCTCTTCTTCTAGTGCCCTGCAAATCCACGAGAGGACTCACACTGGGGAGAAGCCGTTTGCCTGCACTGTCTGTGGTCGGGCATTCACCACCAAAGGGAATCTGAAG GTCCATATGGGAACTCACATGTGGTGTAGCACCCCCACCAGGCGAGGACGCAGACTGTCTGTGGACGGACCATTGACGTTTATGGGAACTCATCCTGTGAAGCTACCAGAGCCTCCCCAGAGGCCAGACATTAGGTCCAGTAATGGAGACTCCTTTTTTATCTGGAACCACTGTACAGACTCCTTCTCCAAGAACTTGGCCATGAGGACCAATGATATCTCAGTCGGAGGTGGGCCTTACCTCTCTGGACCAATGGGGCATGGGGCCAGCTCACCCATAGGGGGCGTAAATGTTGGTCGGGACAAATTTCACCATACAGAACACAATGCTGCTCTTGCGCTGCCTGGTAAAGATGATACCAAAAGAGCGACTCACTTCTGTTTCACTCGTTTGATAGATGAGAGGAAGGAAATGATTACAAATTAA